Part of the Candidatus Brocadia sinica JPN1 genome, TTTTAAAAAACATGCGTGATTAATTTTTGATAATTATTATTTAAAAAATATCCTTCGATTTAATATTATATCTCTTCAGCATGCGCTGGAGATATTGACGCTCTATTTCGCTCTCCTTCGCAGCATTTGTCACGTTTCCACTCGTTTTATTCAGCACGTTCGTTATATATTTTACATTGAATGCATCGAGCGCCTTTCTGCGTGCCTCTTTGTAAGGCTGAGAAAGTAAATCATCGCCGACAAACTCCGTTCGCCCTTCTTTTTTTACCAGCGGCAATATTACGTTTATCGATATTACATCTTCGTTTGTAAGGGTAATCGCTCTTTCTATAACGTTTTCCAGTTCACGGACGTTGCCAGGCCAATGGTAAGTATAAAATTCCGTTTCTACTTCGGGAGAAATCCCTTTGATCTGCTTATTTTCCTTTTTGTTATACTTTTCGATAAAATGTTTTACCAATAAGGGGATATCCTCTTTTCTCTCACGTAATGGAGGCATCCTGATATTGATTACATTTAAGCGATAATACAAATCTTCCCGAAATTCCTTTTCCTGTACTCGCTGTAATAAATCCTGGTTTGTTGCCGCAATAATACGCACATCCACTTTCTTGGTAGCGGTGTCCCCAAGTGAAATAAACTCTCCTTCCTGTAAAACCCTTAGAATTTTTGCCTGCACCGATTTTGGGATATCACCAATCTCGTCCATAAACAGGGTACCGCTGTCAGCCTCTTCAAAAAGGCCTTTTTTGTCTTTGATGGCGCCGGTAAAGGCTCCTTTCACATGGCCAAATAATTCACTTTCCAGGAGATTTTCAGATAATGTGGCGCAATTAATTACTACGAATTTCTCGTCTTTCCGATTCCCGGTAAAATGGATCGCCCTCGCTACAAGTTCCTTTCCCGTGCCGCTCTCGCCGGTAATCAGTACAGTAGCAGAGCTAAAAGCAACCCTTGAAATCATGTCCAGCACCTTCTGTATTTCTTTGGAACTTCCCACAATCTTTTTCAGTCCATAGACCTTTTCCAGTTCGGAATGGAGATATTTATTCTCTTCAATAATCTTCTGCTGTGCAATCATGCGGTCGATATTGAGGATGATCTCATCGAGATTGAAGGGCTTTGTAATGTAATTAAAGGCGCCCCGCCTCATTGCCTCAACCGCCGTCTCTATTCCTCCATAGGCAGTCATTATCAGCACGGAAGAGTTATACGTCCCTTTGATTCTTTGAAGTAATTCCAATCCATCAATTCCCCCCGGGAGTTTCATGTCTATGATGACAAGGGGAAATTCCTGTTTTTTCAGTTCTGCCAGTGCCTCTTCTCCTGATGCTGCTGTTTTGACATGGAAGCCACGCTCTGTCAATACGTTGTTCAGCACCTTCCGGTAGCCAATCTCATCGTCTACGACCAATATTTTTGTCCCGTTCGTTTTCATAAAGATTTAAAATTAAAGATAAAAAATCAAAAATACATATCAAAATGCAAAAGTAATTTTTGTATTTTTGAATTTCGATTTGTCATTTTGCGTTTTGATTTTTTATTTTTCAGTCATTGTACCCTTATGACTATGGTACACACCCACGAATAAAAGATTTATAGTTTAATCACACACATTTCCTGCTCTTTTTTTGCTTTCAAGGGCAAAAATATCCTGAATGTTGTGCCTTTTCCAATATCGCTGTCAACCTCAATACTACCGTCATGCATCTTTACTATTCCATAACTAATGCTCAAACCCAGACCCGTTCCCTTACCGTCTTTCCTTGTAGTAAAAAATGGATCAAAAATTTTTTTCAAAACATTTTTACTGATACCCACTCCGGTATCCTTAATAAATATTTCAACACATTCCTTATCCGGATGGAAACGGGATCCCACAGTCAACTCTCCCTTCCTAAGCACTCCGACGTGCTCCGTATTGCCCATAAATTCTTTCATGGCAAAGACGGCATTATTGGTGATATTAATGATAACCTGCTCCATTTGACGGGCATCCATCATAACGTCAGGGATATTTGGGTCGAGCGTACGAACTACTTCTATCTTTTCTTTCCTGTATTGTTTCTCTACCATACTGAGCACATTGTCTATCAGATTGTTCACATTTGACAGGCGCATTTCCGGCTCTTTTTGTCTTGAGAAATCCAGCAGGCCGCTAATTAAGTCCTTACATCGCACGGACTCTTTCACAGAACCTTCTAAGTATTCATACAAATACGTTCTGTTCTTGTTAATGACAGTATATATCTGCGCCAATTCC contains:
- a CDS encoding sigma-54-dependent transcriptional regulator; its protein translation is MKTNGTKILVVDDEIGYRKVLNNVLTERGFHVKTAASGEEALAELKKQEFPLVIIDMKLPGGIDGLELLQRIKGTYNSSVLIMTAYGGIETAVEAMRRGAFNYITKPFNLDEIILNIDRMIAQQKIIEENKYLHSELEKVYGLKKIVGSSKEIQKVLDMISRVAFSSATVLITGESGTGKELVARAIHFTGNRKDEKFVVINCATLSENLLESELFGHVKGAFTGAIKDKKGLFEEADSGTLFMDEIGDIPKSVQAKILRVLQEGEFISLGDTATKKVDVRIIAATNQDLLQRVQEKEFREDLYYRLNVINIRMPPLRERKEDIPLLVKHFIEKYNKKENKQIKGISPEVETEFYTYHWPGNVRELENVIERAITLTNEDVISINVILPLVKKEGRTEFVGDDLLSQPYKEARRKALDAFNVKYITNVLNKTSGNVTNAAKESEIERQYLQRMLKRYNIKSKDIF